The Streptomyces sp. CC0208 genome window below encodes:
- a CDS encoding SDR family NAD(P)-dependent oxidoreductase: MRLLDGQVALVTGAGGGIGRGIALRFAEQGAAVALHCRTAGTAAREVASRIEDSGARAVVLEADLRDEDACRELVREAAAWGGGLTALVNNAGVQPVQPLPGMTAAQWRAVVDTNLGSVFACTQAAAELMRPGGSVTHIASVEAGHPAPEHAHYSASKAAIVAHARAAALEYGPYGIRVNTVSPGLIDREGLAAAWPEGVERWVRKAPLGRLGRPEDVADACVFLASPLASWVTGHDLVVDGGVSARPTW; encoded by the coding sequence ATGAGACTCCTGGACGGACAGGTCGCCCTGGTCACGGGCGCGGGCGGCGGCATCGGACGGGGGATCGCGCTGCGGTTCGCCGAGCAGGGCGCGGCGGTCGCCCTCCATTGCCGTACGGCCGGGACGGCGGCGCGTGAAGTGGCCTCCCGCATCGAGGACTCGGGCGCCCGGGCCGTCGTACTGGAAGCGGATCTGCGGGACGAGGACGCGTGCCGGGAGCTGGTCCGGGAGGCCGCCGCGTGGGGTGGTGGGCTGACCGCCCTGGTCAACAACGCCGGCGTGCAGCCCGTCCAGCCGCTGCCCGGGATGACGGCCGCGCAGTGGCGGGCCGTCGTGGACACCAACCTCGGCAGCGTCTTCGCGTGCACCCAGGCGGCCGCGGAGCTCATGCGGCCGGGCGGGTCCGTGACCCACATCGCGTCCGTCGAGGCGGGCCACCCCGCGCCCGAGCACGCCCACTACTCCGCCTCCAAGGCCGCGATCGTGGCGCACGCGCGGGCGGCGGCCCTGGAGTACGGTCCGTACGGCATCCGTGTGAACACGGTCTCGCCCGGGCTGATCGACCGGGAGGGGCTGGCGGCGGCCTGGCCGGAGGGGGTGGAGCGGTGGGTGCGGAAGGCGCCGCTGGGCAGGCTCGGGCGGCCCGAGGACGTGGCCGACGCGTGCGTGTTCCTCGCCTCCCCGCTCG
- a CDS encoding cupin domain-containing protein, which produces MTPDDLVAHYNLVPIPREGGLFRQTWAGAERADGRPHGTAIVALLTADDYSALHRLPSDEIWHHYLGDPLEMLLLAPDGTTATAVLGPDIRAGQHPQLTVPAGTWMGATTLGAWTFFGCTMAPGFTYEDYEHGSAAELTARYPSEAARIAGLCRP; this is translated from the coding sequence GTGACGCCTGACGACCTCGTCGCCCACTACAACCTGGTACCGATCCCCCGCGAGGGCGGACTGTTCCGGCAGACCTGGGCCGGAGCCGAGCGTGCCGACGGAAGGCCGCACGGCACGGCGATCGTCGCCCTCCTGACCGCGGACGACTACTCCGCCCTGCACCGCCTGCCCAGCGACGAGATCTGGCACCACTACCTCGGCGACCCGCTGGAGATGCTGCTCCTCGCCCCGGACGGCACGACGGCCACCGCCGTCCTGGGCCCGGACATACGCGCCGGCCAGCACCCCCAGCTGACCGTGCCGGCGGGCACCTGGATGGGGGCCACGACCCTCGGCGCCTGGACCTTCTTCGGCTGCACGATGGCCCCCGGCTTCACCTACGAGGACTACGAGCACGGCAGCGCGGCCGAACTGACGGCGCGTTACCCGTCCGAGGCCGCCCGGATCGCGGGACTGTGCCGTCCATGA
- a CDS encoding penicillin acylase family protein, with protein MSIEIHRDAWGIPHLRAGSARELARAQGRVTARDRAWQLEVERHRAQGTSAAFLGAGALSWDTLARRARLDDTARRCFGALERRDPETAEWVRAYVDGVNEELPSASAPEFARVGLAPGRWEPWTPLGVWLATHILFAGFPAKLWRDEAIRHLGPDAVGLFAADGPGTSGSNGWLVAGARTTTGQAVLAGDPHRFIEDPGVYQQIHLVCPEFDVIGLAVPGVPGIAHFGHTGTVAWSITNAMADYQDLYRERLRRTGAGVEALGPDGTWQRAARHTETVEVAGETPVEIEVIETDRGPVIAGGPEGLEGGGVLEEPPTTDASRPAPLTTPGPAGAAASPAAAPGLAGAAASPAVPPGPGRVAASPAATPGPAGAAAPPAATPVALSLRYPPRVTEDLGFSALLPLLRARRTADVDRAFDLWAEPVNVVQAADNEGGLLHRVAGRVPVRAQANRLRPVPAWEPGHDWREWHDTPRAGLTDGIAVMANQRGPATPLGVEFAPPHRANRITALLKEKEHWSAADMPLIHMDTHLASAQPLLDHLAALDDARLSPEATIIRETILHWDRRMTASSTEAALYAAVRSAVVRRLAAHPAFAALADPPAYPDVLLPWLGLVPRIAFALEHLLRAEELYSIDRAEAVREALEDVAAEPPRGVWGDTHRLTPWRALPESEPDAPALAPALDGDHDCVLCTSALPGLTDLAARGPAARYVWDLARREDSLWVVPLGASGTPGSPHHRDQLPLWLRGDLVPVVTDLQQMTKED; from the coding sequence GTGAGCATCGAGATCCACCGCGACGCCTGGGGGATCCCCCACCTCCGCGCGGGCAGCGCGCGGGAACTCGCCCGCGCCCAGGGCCGGGTCACCGCGCGCGACCGTGCCTGGCAGCTGGAGGTCGAACGGCACCGCGCGCAGGGCACCTCGGCCGCCTTCCTCGGTGCCGGGGCCCTGTCCTGGGACACCCTCGCGAGACGGGCCCGCCTGGACGACACGGCGAGACGCTGCTTCGGGGCGCTGGAGAGACGGGACCCGGAGACCGCCGAGTGGGTGCGAGCGTACGTCGACGGCGTGAACGAGGAACTGCCGTCCGCCTCCGCCCCCGAGTTCGCCCGCGTCGGGCTCGCCCCCGGACGCTGGGAGCCCTGGACCCCGCTCGGCGTCTGGCTCGCCACGCACATCCTCTTCGCCGGCTTCCCCGCCAAGCTCTGGCGGGACGAGGCGATACGGCACCTGGGCCCGGACGCGGTCGGTCTCTTCGCCGCCGACGGCCCGGGCACCTCCGGAAGCAACGGCTGGCTGGTCGCCGGCGCCCGCACCACCACCGGCCAGGCCGTCCTCGCGGGCGACCCCCACCGCTTCATCGAGGACCCGGGCGTCTACCAGCAGATCCACCTGGTCTGCCCCGAGTTCGACGTCATCGGTCTCGCCGTACCCGGCGTCCCCGGCATCGCCCACTTCGGCCACACCGGCACGGTCGCCTGGTCCATCACCAACGCCATGGCCGACTACCAGGACCTCTACCGCGAGCGCCTGCGCCGAACGGGGGCCGGTGTGGAGGCCCTCGGCCCGGACGGCACCTGGCAGCGCGCCGCCCGCCACACCGAGACCGTCGAGGTGGCGGGCGAGACTCCGGTCGAGATCGAGGTGATCGAGACGGACCGGGGCCCGGTGATCGCAGGGGGCCCGGAGGGGCTGGAGGGGGGAGGAGTACTGGAGGAGCCCCCGACCACGGATGCCTCCCGCCCCGCACCCCTCACCACCCCCGGCCCGGCAGGGGCAGCCGCTTCCCCGGCCGCCGCCCCTGGTCTGGCAGGGGCAGCCGCTTCCCCGGCCGTCCCTCCCGGTCCGGGACGGGTAGCCGCTTCCCCGGCCGCCACCCCCGGCCCGGCAGGGGCAGCCGCTCCCCCGGCCGCCACCCCCGTCGCCCTCTCCCTCCGCTACCCGCCCCGAGTCACCGAGGACCTCGGCTTCAGTGCCCTGCTCCCCCTCCTCCGCGCCCGTCGCACCGCCGACGTGGACCGTGCCTTCGACCTGTGGGCCGAGCCCGTGAACGTCGTCCAGGCCGCCGACAACGAGGGCGGACTGCTGCACCGGGTCGCCGGCCGGGTCCCCGTGCGCGCGCAGGCCAACCGGCTGCGGCCCGTCCCGGCCTGGGAGCCCGGGCACGACTGGCGGGAATGGCACGACACTCCCCGCGCCGGTCTCACCGACGGCATCGCCGTGATGGCCAACCAGCGAGGCCCCGCCACCCCGCTCGGCGTCGAGTTCGCCCCGCCCCACCGGGCGAACCGCATCACCGCCCTGTTGAAGGAGAAGGAGCACTGGTCGGCCGCCGACATGCCCTTGATCCACATGGACACCCATCTCGCCTCGGCGCAGCCCCTGTTGGATCACCTCGCGGCCCTGGACGACGCACGCTTGAGCCCCGAGGCCACGATCATCAGGGAAACGATCCTCCACTGGGATCGCCGTATGACCGCGAGCAGCACGGAAGCCGCCCTGTACGCCGCCGTGCGCAGCGCGGTCGTACGACGGCTCGCCGCCCACCCCGCGTTCGCGGCCCTGGCCGACCCGCCCGCCTACCCCGACGTCCTCCTCCCCTGGCTCGGCCTCGTCCCCCGGATCGCCTTCGCACTCGAACACCTGCTGCGCGCCGAGGAGTTGTACAGCATCGACCGGGCCGAAGCCGTGCGCGAGGCCCTGGAAGACGTGGCCGCCGAGCCGCCGCGGGGCGTCTGGGGCGACACGCACCGCCTCACCCCCTGGCGGGCGCTTCCCGAGAGCGAGCCGGACGCCCCCGCCCTCGCCCCCGCCCTCGACGGCGACCACGACTGCGTCCTGTGCACCTCCGCCCTGCCCGGACTCACCGACCTCGCCGCGCGTGGCCCGGCCGCCCGTTACGTCTGGGACCTGGCCCGCCGCGAGGACAGCCTCTGGGTGGTCCCGCTGGGCGCCTCCGGCACGCCCGGCTCACCCCATCACCGCGACCAACTGCCCCTGTGGCTCAGGGGAGATCTCGTCCCGGTCGTCACCGACCTGCAGCAGATGACGAAGGAAGACTGA
- a CDS encoding GNAT family N-acetyltransferase gives MSDTPTREAVHTQTVDGYGTVRILRLDPHADAPTVHAWVREERAAFWGMNGLSQEQVAAIYAHLDTLDTHHAYLLEKDGEPAGLLQTYEPEADRVSECYPVEPGDIGIHLLLPPPGPHGGRPGWSSALLSAVASYVLLGLDKRRVVVDPDVRNEKAVARFLKQGFVAGDAVVLPEIDLPDVHLPEKHAQLAFLTREVAFPGDA, from the coding sequence ATGTCCGACACCCCCACCCGTGAAGCGGTCCACACCCAGACGGTGGACGGCTACGGCACCGTCCGCATCCTGCGTCTCGACCCGCACGCCGACGCCCCGACCGTGCATGCCTGGGTGCGTGAGGAACGCGCCGCGTTCTGGGGCATGAACGGCCTCAGCCAAGAGCAAGTGGCCGCGATCTACGCCCACTTGGACACCCTCGACACCCACCACGCCTATCTGCTGGAGAAGGACGGCGAACCGGCCGGACTCCTGCAGACCTACGAGCCGGAGGCCGACCGCGTCAGCGAGTGCTACCCCGTCGAACCCGGTGACATCGGCATCCACCTGCTGCTCCCACCCCCCGGACCGCACGGCGGCCGTCCCGGCTGGTCGTCGGCGCTGCTGTCCGCCGTGGCCTCGTACGTGCTGCTGGGCCTGGACAAACGGCGGGTCGTGGTCGACCCCGACGTGCGCAACGAGAAGGCCGTCGCCCGCTTCCTGAAGCAGGGCTTCGTGGCCGGAGACGCGGTCGTGCTGCCGGAGATCGACCTCCCGGACGTGCACCTGCCCGAGAAGCACGCCCAACTGGCCTTCCTGACAAGGGAGGTAGCCTTCCCGGGTGACGCCTGA